accactagaggctcaatgggatgttgctccctttgtgggggggtcccaggtacgtgagcctaaggggtggggtcactggtgacccaggagaaaaaaacaaatggcgtcaggcaggccttcagggctctgacctttaagtggttagagtggcgttcgctgactgcactcgtaaccaagacggttgctaggcgattgccgacgctagatgagtgacatacacttttaacgtatgcacacgccgcttgcggctaacttctgtgtcttgcgcagtttaaaaccccttaaaacaattgctgaagcgagacagcgctcgcgttacggcgacagatctaaatagcgagtgcactatatctcgtcgcaaatggtgcttaaccacggcgggtctcaagcactgcagactcccaaattctaaataacacacacacttggctcacagcgcaaagcggtgttaaacttgctttgtctaaagcaggcacacacatacgagaaagatcctgataggtagctaagctatcggtcttatctcagggagtacaaacgcaacagaattcaggttagatcctcttaacaagaattcctgttcgctaatagaaagagagatctctgccaggatttatagaaacggagaaactcgtccgaatcgatcctggaaacaacgcgctatacctgagaatctcgtcagatatagggtttaaatttactgcagtttaaaacgaatgaaacctaaaataaaataaccgaaaataaaacaaaagaaaataactactaataatagaaataaaaataataagcccgtataatcccgcttaaatgccttcggattgccgtgagtgcaattaatcctcaactttgcaacctgttcacagtagcgcttattcaactgcacgttcggtcataaaaagtttaaactgtgtgctcacaaaaagtttgaaccttgtgcccgcattctccaccattaatgtaggaattaatagctcaaataaattttaatattctccaccaatatgtttgaattaattaaagtttaattaattattatttaatgccgattattaatcaattgttatgccgaatggtcggctcctccaaactcgattgcggtatccccgtgagtctgttaatgtgagacttaaatgggattcactaattaccagtatcacttagtaacctgggttagaaggctcgtccaccgagctgcgtcaccaggtaatgtaaacaatgggtagcgaagcccccctcacggccgatgagagagagtctcgcggtgtttcaggcgagtttgaggttcagagcgtgtagcaagatcgcacagaggcaggaacttattatgagacacacaatgacggaggctaaagttgtgtaaaagacatgcatttattcctagctaacactataactaacataagacagacattacacctaacacaaacaacaaatacaaaataacggaataaaacaaacaatgtaattatgaaaatgcaatgaccggatttaaatgagtaaccttaaatgggaaatactgttctgcaaagcaagcacagtttgtggaaacacgaccctaaagtcttatagcaggttaacagaacagcttaagttgttagaatgaaaggaagttggtttacttggttgaagagtggggggggggtcttggcagttgatggcagagctgctgagccgatggcactcaggaaggcgcggcgtttgaagcagtggagtggagcccctttggattctctctcctggtgaagctttgtcttgggtgctgttctctgttcagctgggccttcaccggagggtttctggtgggcttctcgtctcccgggctgatggtcttttctttacggctgctgggtgttctctgcgctgctgctggttgttctctctggctggcggttgttctgctctgctttgttctgaggtccaggtttttatggtctaaagttcatgaatagggatgaccaggaattcgaatcctggcccaatggctggccatccatttggcgggctttcggaagggggtctgtatcagtccttttgagatttatggcccgcctgattctacctttactgatgattttcattaagctgttataacttttgatacatccacttttatggtaatcactgaccagatttggaatcaggggtgattaacaatcagtttgataccaaacatgccataccagcttcacaggtacatacctcataccatctgcattaattgattaaacaattaattattgtatctatgtgactgattcacatcagtataggatacaggggttttgggttgcacctcaacagatgttacactttgtgcggatattacatcgaatattcctattacaaacagcacatcttatccatagataggcgtggccgttagtttgtggtaatatcaatataagttgcacatctggaaacaacatattttgtttggtgtggcttatgccaattcatcttctccagaatggataaaatacaccttaattcagttcttttaacatagcatggtagaaacaaagaaacttggtgaggtccaccaagatcagataaggaccgcaaaggaatgttggaagagaagggggggttttaacaaagaagcctctctaaaagttaggacacatacaaacataacgtatctgtatattgagactagtagtcgtgagtaaatcaatatacagggtatacaaaagccaaacttaaatgaaatttcctttagggtgtttgtctgttgggtgagtgaaatgtaaggcagaatgtatggggagggggttgtgtgccaagtcgagggacccctgtccgtgaagtccactctgcttgtctgtaggtccctaaatctttgggcaataaaagttggagtgctagcctcccttgatatctgtgtgtgtgtgtttatgtgtgtaacccccctttggtgcctctcgtaccaggctcggccttgtctcaggccacctggaatttaggccctgtgatatgtgcatgtgtgatcctacactgcCATTTAAACAGTTCATTCTAAATTACAAGTTCATCTGGACTGAAAATATTGGTCGGAAGAGAAGATACAAATATAATAcacacttgcctaataattctgcacacagtgtataCATAGGGCATTATGTTCATACTGGGCTTGGCTGTGTTGTTGAAGTCCATATATCCTCATCATCTTTAGATGGGTCAGCCAAACTCTGTTAGATGATAATAAGCAAGTGCGTATAATCAGATAGGCCTATTGATATGCGAGATACTCAAACTTACATCTCTGCTGACCCCCCAGTATGTTCCCTCACTGAATAGTCTGATATGACTCTTCATCTTCTTCCTTTAATAAATGCTTTAATTTGGGTGATGTATTCACCACTATgaaacaaaatttgaaaaatattagttcaaatagTATAAAAGCATGAGGCTCTATTCAGGCAAGAGGATCCACTTAGACCAGTAATGGCGGTGCTCAGTGGGAAGAGACCACATATTACATGCAAAGGTCAGTGCTGATTATGTTAAAAATACTGAGGGACAAACATCAACATCACCCCCCattctattcatccatccatctactgtATAATGAATATTAACCATTACCCAAAGTCTACAGTTAGACAAATGCTGGGATTAATTACCAGTATGTAGAAATATTCCTACCATTTTGAATTGTGTTTTTATAAGCCTATTTCATTCTAACTTGCTGCTAAGAGCCTTTGGTTGTAACTGGATTGCAACTGCATTAAATATATTCTCAGGTACAGTatcatagctgtcaagtctcccgttttggccgggaaactaccgtattttacccctctttcccgccgtcctcccgtattagtattttcccgtaaatctcccgtattataagatcattaaaaaaaaaatcatctgcctctctaaactgaactgtcagtagcctcgcgagaactgccacctgcagtagtctgcaggtcattcaCAACAACAGGTCATAAATgccggaggttaaaatggcaatgctgtgtgctaaaaacaacgttactttcaccttctgtgatgacttcaacaaggatacaaagtctgcaacaaatctgtataataagtcattagtgaatgccagagagccacatgagtgaacatgagaaattaagagaaaatgtgtaatgaaaataaaatgtaaatgatttaCGTGGTGGTTATTgtaagtggttattttagatttcttgtacacctgtcctaaaatgtaagggatactgtaGCTTGGTTGGGATGGTGGAATGGCTCGTGGTGGGTGCcagaaaatttcccttattttcaaatccaaaacttgacaggtatgtcAGGTATACACAGCACAATATACACAGAATGAGCCATGAACATGAAATATTCCATCTGTTATATTAGACATTGTTTTCAACCATATCAGTCTAATGAACTTTAAATAAAACTAGAATTCCGAGCAACTTTAACAGGATCTGACCACAAACAATGAATAACATTTTTTGATTCGGATCCCTCTTGTCCCCATTGCTGTCATGGTGACCTGGTACACCATAATGTCTTGGTGTGTCCAAGCTACCCCTGTCGAACTGGCCGTGTAACAACCAAATGGTTGAACAAAGAATCCAAGGGGCATCCTAAAAAGTGCAGCCTACCTTACATGATAGAGTGTATGTTCTATGCAGTTATGCATCTCCATTTCAGGCTCCTTTTTACCTTGAGATCATGATCAGACCCTTCGTTCCACTGGTTCATTGCAGGACCGAGGCATCAGTGGCTAACAGTGGCATTTCTGGCAACTTAATAGAGCAGTTAAAAGGTTATGGCTGTGATCAAAAAAGATGAGAGTGATGCTGTTTCTCTTCTCTTCACTGCCATTACATAGCTATGTAATAAATGATCCCTTTGAAATATCTGCCCCAAGTGTGAGAAGCAATAACAAAAATCAATTGACAGTGAAGCAGAGGACAAAGGAAGCCAGAGTAATGAATGTGTCGCGTTCCTCATTGGGAGCCACTTTTTTTCTGAACATTTTGACCCCATAAATTTCTCTAATTGAGCACAACTGGAAAGCAGCGTTGACCTTTAGAGACTGTGACATTATTTGTGGGGCCAAGCTTATAGCATCCTATGGCCAAAGGGAAATTAAACCAGATTTATGGGTTCGATTTAAAGATGAAAATCAGCAAGGATAAAGTTGGCACCCATATGGTGGACAGTATGTGTATATTCTATTTCGTGTCCCAAAAAGATTTCCTTCATTTATGCttatatataatgtttttgcACAACACAGGTTTTCCAACTCCACTTTCCCATTCATTTCATAAACTGCTGGTTTTTTATTGTTGATAAGtgttggaaagttgagtgaacaactacaaatgaaaatatatgttaaataaaacaagtttcctttataacatagaaagagtatgtaacagagCATGTCTGACTTCCTATTAACTGGTATGTGGTGATGGCAGTGtcattctaggctgtcctttaaatACAGTAGTAAAGAACCTATGAAGCAGAGGAGCATTTAATGTCCATTGAAGAAAGAATGCCTttaattttctctgctgttataactgctagaggtggttactttgattaatcaaatatatgacattttcttgctaataaaggtactcaaattgtgaacatactgtaaatgtatgtattagcaaagaatattgaatgtatttttagttaatgttaagtgagtaacatgcaaatgtaaaaaatctcagtgtgtgcaacaccgtttgactggtagtgtatataACAAGATTTCTGTCATACATTTTAACTGTATTACCTAGTCCTGTTTTTCTGAATGGTCCTGACACAGAAAGGAGTGAATCACGCTCTGCTAATGTGACCCACTTTTGCCACTCGACATGTCATTTGTTAATGGCCAGACAACAAATGGAATTTCATAGTTTAttggtagttttttttttcatatgtcatacagtatgtgcatatatatttaCTGTAGTATTTTAATAGTTCTTTAATCATGCACAATAGACATTGAGAACACCAATTTTTCACAtattcaaatattaattttgaATGGACAAAAGAACTGAATAATTGCTACTCAGTCTCCAAAAGCAAACccagaaataaaatttaatcaTATAAATCAtacagcaaataaataaataggaaaaGTCATTTCATAATGATTAGAGTATGCAATACTGttcttatttataataatattaaagtAACTACATACAATGCACtactttaaataaaacaaaacatattgtggtatattttacatttactcTGATAAATTTAAACCTGAAACAAACACTACAAAATAGTCAAATGAGCCAGATGTGCGGATATCAGATGGGATAAATGACACTACAAAAAGAAGCACAAGTAATAAGTCCAATGTAGAGATTTCAAAAGGCACAGGAATGAATGTGAATATTACCAATGTGTGTTCAGAATTCTCAAGAAGAGATGCTGTGGGTTGACAAGATGGGGTGGGCCAGGAGAGTACAGAGCTGAAAAGAGCAAAACGGGATGGTTGCAGTGGGATGGGCATGCAAGGCTGGGGGAAAGAGGATATAAATGGCCTGCAACTTAAGAAGTGCATCTTGTGTGCAAGGACTCCAGTGCTAAGAAGGACCCACTAATATCACATGATCTGGCGGGGCATGCCATACCCTGTCATGCCCGACTGAGATGCTCCCTGGTTGCTGCCCATCTGAAGCCCAATGAGACTCTGGCCCCGACGGAGCTGCTCCAATGAAAACTCTCGTCTGTGTCCCTGAGCTTTCCTGTAAGCACATATGAGACAGATCAGATGACCACACAGATGGGACTGGACAAGTGAGCACCCACAGAACACAGGTGGTCAGACAGCGAGGACACACCGAAGACGTGGTCAGACAGCGAGGACACACCGAAGATGTGGTCAGACAGCGAGGACACACCAAAGACATGTGGTCAGACAGCGAGGACACACCAAAGACATGTGGTCAGACAGTGAGGACACACCGAAGACGTGGTCAGACAGCGAGGACACACCAAAGACATGTGGTCAGACAGTGAGGACACACCAAAGACATGTGGTCAGACAGTGAGGACACACCAAAGACATGTGGTCAGACAGTGAGGACAGCTGAGATTGCTTGGAAACCAGGTAATCCTCTTACTTGTGGAACCATTCACGATCACCACGGTAATGCCCATCATCCTTGGTGACAGCTACACTTCCCAGAGCCATCAGTGTCCTTTGCACAGCAGCCATGTCCTTCCCTGTAACCACAGCAACACAAGCTGCAGACCCTCAGAACACACATAGCATCGTCTGAATTGGCCAAATGCCATAAGCTTCTCCTGTAGTGATTTTTGAAAGTAGCATATGAATAAAGCAGTTCACAAGATTATGCAAAAATCAGCACACCTTCCCATAAGTCCACCGTCTGAAATATATCTGTAGTGATGACGCCGTAGGCCTCAGCTGCCTTCAGGAACTGGGAGATTTTCTCCATCTGTCTAAAGGCCATCTGAGTCTCAGGGATTTTCTTAATGGGCTCCTTACCTCTAGGGTAGAGGCTGTTAATCAGCCGGCATAGCAGCTGGAAGTGACACACAAGAAATTAGCAAAGCATACAGTAAACAGTGTAGTATTGCTAATATCACTGAGGGGTAAGAAAGACACAGAGAACTGGGATGCAGACAGAACAGCAATCCCTGTACACAGACAAAAGTGTTACAAACGTAAGTGACACAAGCAACAGTATgtgagagtttgatattgggatGACACAACTTcattatttaaatacaaaggtttATGCACTGTGGAGGATTaatgaatccaaattaaatattaggAGGAGGTACACAAGTgcataggagagagtttgatattgggggtgggggggcacaagtccataatttaaatgcaaaggtctatttattaggcaggatgaatggatgctaaatgaatgaattataaATGTCAATAACTATGTTTCCATCCACTTTATGTGTATATTCTTAGCGACACAACAAAAATGTGCATCAAAACCTTTCCATAAAACGTTTCCATCCAGAACTGCACATTTATTGATAAAATGTATATGTTTGACCCCTCTTACTCCCACATCTGAATAACAAGTATGGCAGGACAAAATGGAGAGGATATATACAGGTCGTCCCCGGGTTAAAAGCGGCAAATTTATGGACAACTTGAACATACAAACGAACTGCCATAAATcgtattatattaaatatttcaatacTATTGTTCGTAATAACGATGCAATGGTTTGTGATGCTCGTGAAAACATAGTGCAGCTTCAGCAGTTCACTGGCTCGAGGTACAGAATAGTATCTTATGTAggcaatattattattactgtataattattattattattattattatgcactgtattatttttccgacgtacctacaaattcgacttaaaggCAAACTTAGTGAACCGATCTCCATCGTCACCTGGGCCCAGTTGTTCAAACAATTTAATCTGGATCAAAGTCATTTGAATTTTGAAATCCCTTGTTTTGCTATCCAGGACCTGGTAATCCATTTTACTTTTACGCCAGTTTTTCAAAGCAACACTGGATTGGATCACTGTTATCCAAATACAGAATATTCAGGATTACCAAATATGTTTTACTAGTGCTTTGGAACCCACAGTGAAACTTACTGGCTATGTAAAGAACATCAAGTAAACCTAAAATACCAGTGGCCACAAACAGCAATTATGTGTTTTAATTTGAACAAGCAGGAAACACCACAATAAAACAGAGCAACCTCCGATGAGGGACATGTGGTCAGGGACACAATTGTAAGACATTAATTTTGACTGATGAATTGAGTAATAGTAATTATtgtctttttcattttcattcaaaTACAATGGAAAGTAGAGCTTTATTTTTTGAGCTTTCAGATTTTGTTTGAGTACAGATATCTCAcagggatttttttccccttgacTATACCGAAAGGctttatgttttatttcctACTTTATTTTCACTGCCATTTTTCTAGTTAAACAAttgtacaaaatataaataaatgtacacatCATCAGCAAACATTGCTTTTGTGATCAATTTTCAAGTTTTCTTTAATTATGTGCCAGAAACCCACACTGAATCCTacagaagaggattagggccactatgaaaatattatttgaattctgacttttttctcagaattctgagattatagtcagaattcaaataatattttcatagtggccctaatcctcttctgtAGAATCCACCCTTGTGTTGGGATCAGGATTATCCTAATTTTTGGATCAAATGTATCCCAATTCAAACACAAACTTTTGAACACAAAGTGAAGGTTTTATCCAGATTAAAACCGAGATTAATTACGTTATCTGATCTGATTTCAGAATCCCTCTTTTCCCTTTGAACAACCTATTTTCAAGATTCAATCCAATCCGTTATCCGAAATCCCACTCGATTACTTTTGAACAACTGGGCCCTGGAGACTGCCTGTACAGTGAATTAATGTGCACTGggcatttttaattattttattagctCACTTAGTCGAAACGGTACGTGTTTACGGTTCAAAGAAAACGCCGgcgaaacaaaaaaaatatatacattttaggAGGATGTAGTAGCGAACCACTTCACACCAAACTTCTGGCTTAAACATTTTAGGATGTCCCGTTCTACATTTAAAATGTAGGACCTTTTATTGGGCTAGTAATGGGCAGCCTTGGACCACCAATTCGGAAACAAAAGCGCATCTAAATTGTCTTGTAAAAACTGGCAACCTGCGCCGAATGGGGAGTAGTGGGATAAACATTAGATGAGAGCAAGACAACAGTCCACCGCTGCATctatgtgcatgtttgtgtttacTGTAGGAAACGCACTGTATAAAACTCCTGTCACCTGTCAGAACTTTGGCAGGTGACAAAGTTCTTTCTCTTAAAAAATGTCACCACCGTAGTTCTTCGTTACATGACAAGTGTCGACAAAGACTTCATCCAGTAAAACTAAACGGAAAATGTGGGAAGTTTTTTAGCATGAAACAATGTTTCCATCGCCCCCATTTTAGCGTTAAAGTGTTTCTGcattaaacattttaacattttagcGTTAAAGTGTTAAACTGTTTCTGAATGGAAACCTGCttaatataaaaacacaaattggCCAAAGTTAGACTGATTAGTTGAAAGACTTACAGTCCCGTCCATTAGCCAGGTCTGGAAGTTGTTTTTTCCAGGCAGTGGCCGTTCCACATTACCACCACACTGCGCGACGATCCAGTCCACCAAACGCGCCTCCAGATCAGGGTCGTACTTCTGTTCGATCTTCTCCTGCACCTCGCGGCTCAGGCCGTAACTTGGACCTCGATTAGCCATCGCTGCTAATTAATGGAAATGAGTCTGGCTACTAAACGAAAAGCTCAGTGGAACATACACACGGCATGTTAAACTGCACCTTTCATTCACTCATATATAGTCGCGTATGTCTTAAATGACTCATTGAAGTGTGGGTTTCTACTGTACTGATCGGGGAAATGTAACTAGTAACAACAATAATGACATACTGTATGAAAGATATTATCTTCATACTACAATAATTCTTGGAGCCAGAAAACTTAGATGAGGATGAAAATTGTCCACCTTTTTAATGATATGATTACTTTAAAGTCATTGTTATTTCTATTATACTCATTAGGTTTACACCTAAGCACAACAGATCAATATCTATACTGGGACACAGTATAGACTTGCCATAACCTCTATTAATAATCATCTTCATGCAGAATTACAGATAAAAGAATTTACATCCAGAATAAGGGACAAAATATGGCTGACCAAGCAACAAGCAAAACGACTATACATCATTTAAATTCATATTTCCTCATATATGCCAGGAAAAGTTGTTCTGAAAAGTAGCAGGTGGattgtgtgtattatgtttttattgttgAAAATATACGTAGTcgtgtttattttaaatgcaacatATATCGTAGTGATATTCCTATAATTAAAACGACAACGCATGCTGTGTCTTAAAGAGTTGCTTCCGCCGTGGAACAACAGTATTTCGCCTAAATACTGTTGTAAGTTGTAActaaaacaataataaagaaTATTCGAATAATAATTATAGATACGGCTGTGCTAGCTACAGGCTCTTGAAATTATAGCATTAATGATTTGTTTCAATTTCACTTGTTCTCTATTTACTCAAATGTATAATCGGCAATCGTATACTTACATTAAATTCGATCTCTCTGTACCTGTTCGTCGATTATGCTGGCAATTGCTGAAAAAGCTGTACGGAGACATATAAAGCAGGGAATCCTGGGTGGGGCGAGTCGATGATCTCATAATCCCAGGCGAACAGCGCCCCGCTTGCATACGGGACAGAACGGAGCGATCTCACAAGCAGCACCGTCAAAGTCTGAAAAACCCCGAAGCTAACTCATGTTATAGTGCAACTTAATACGCTTTATCGAAATCATTGTTTGTATCGTAGTTAAAGCTAAATATAGTACATACAATACGCGTTTTAAAAGAATTGTCATATTAATAACAGATGGGATTTATCTAAAGATTAAATATCTATTTCAAGGTTTAAATGTTTACTGTCATTTGTACATAGTACAATGACATTCTTACGTATCACTGTAACAAAATCTGaaattattacagtaacatactgtttatCAATAAAACGGTataatactgtagaaaaaatgcatTCTGATGTATTGgcaatgtactgtaattcaGTATATGCCCTGAAAGACTAACCTACAGAATTTACTCAAATAAAATGAGGTAACAATTgaggttagcactgttacctcagggaccagggtttgagacTCTgctatggctccatgtgtggagtttgcatgttctccccatgtcgcaATGGCATTTCCTCTGACAATCCAGGAATATGCCAAGGTGAATTGGATTGTAGATGTGATTGAATGCTTCATCTTGGGTTATTCCCTACCTTGTACCCATATGCACtagacccccacaaccctgaataggaaaatggatggatggatgcaaagAAAAACAGAATCTAAATAAACATAAGTATGTGTACTAGAGGGTAAAAACTTTAAGACAGTATTGATTAAAAATAGTCAAGGTGCCAGTGAACAAAAATTATCTGCAAAAGGGGCAAAGAGTGGATTTATGAGATAAGCGGAGATCACCACTGATTGACAGCTTttgggaagaagctgtttttgAGTCTTGCggttttaagaacataagaactacaaaatgagaggaggccattcggcccatggagctcgcttggggagaacttaactaatagctcagagttgttaaaatctcgGATTTAAAAGAACCcaaagattcagcttgcactatgttatcaggaagagtattccatactctaactacacgctgtgtaaagaagtgcttccttaaatccagtttgaaatgttctcccgctaatttccacctatggccacgagttcttgtatttgaactaatgctgaagtaactattcggttgaacagcatataaacctgttagaatcttatagacctggatcatgtcccccctcagtctcctttgcttgaggctgaacagatttagctcaactaaccattcctcgtatgacattcctctaagaccaggaatcattcttgtggtcctacgctgcaccttttaaggccgcaatgtcctttttaagatatgttgaccaaacctgcacacaatattctaggtgagatCTCACCAAGGAAtcgtataatcttagcattacctcccttgacttaaactccacacacctggagatataccccaacatcctattggcctcttttattgcttccctgcactggcgagaatgagacattgtcacggatccgggcggctcgggccaCAGAGAACGGGCAGACAGGAATAAGACACAGAACTGGACAGGGAAACAACTTAATGAAAACTAAGGAACTGGACAGACAGAACCAAGAACTCAGACAAGAggggaacaaaaacagatagggcagacaccaggagctgggacaagAAGACCAGACGAGGGAACACAATAGGGGGCAAAACTTGGGGACCAGGAACAAATGGACGCGGACACTGAAGAACAGGACCAGGGGCACGaggcagaaaacaaaatggtgtaggggaaCCGGAAGGGAAAggaacaaaaggagcagggCGAGGGAAAGGACCAGGGACTGGGACTGAAATTGGGCAgatgaactgaaagggaagggcagaaatgagacttgttggggcagctggccaggaaacagaaaagggtAGGACGTGGGCCTGGTGGCCGACTGGAGAGTgaggaggaagggactgcaggatgagGACG
The Paramormyrops kingsleyae isolate MSU_618 chromosome 4, PKINGS_0.4, whole genome shotgun sequence genome window above contains:
- the tagln3b gene encoding transgelin-3b isoform X1 yields the protein MANRGPSYGLSREVQEKIEQKYDPDLEARLVDWIVAQCGGNVERPLPGKNNFQTWLMDGTLLCRLINSLYPRGKEPIKKIPETQMAFRQMEKISQFLKAAEAYGVITTDIFQTVDLWEGKDMAAVQRTLMALGSVAVTKDDGHYRGDREWFHKKAQGHRREFSLEQLRRGQSLIGLQMGSNQGASQSGMTGSVLSWPTPSCQPTASLLENSEHTLVIFTFIPVPFEISTLDLLLVLLFVVSFIPSDIRTSGSFDYFVVFVSGLNLSE
- the tagln3b gene encoding transgelin-3b isoform X2 yields the protein MANRGPSYGLSREVQEKIEQKYDPDLEARLVDWIVAQCGGNVERPLPGKNNFQTWLMDGTLLCRLINSLYPRGKEPIKKIPETQMAFRQMEKISQFLKAAEAYGVITTDIFQTVDLWEGKDMAAVQRTLMALGSVAVTKDDGHYRGDREWFHKKAQGHRREFSLEQLRRGQSLIGLQMGSNQGASQSGMTGYGMPRQIM